One genomic segment of bacterium includes these proteins:
- a CDS encoding ABC transporter ATP-binding protein — protein MPPAVSVEGLTKTYGSVTALAGVSFTVDEGEVLAILGPNGAGKTTAVEILEGYRRADGGTISVLGHDPSSGGREFRDRIGIVLQETGIEVVLTVREAIDVYARSYSRRLPTDELINLVGLDGKADARIKTLSGGQKRRLDLALGLAGDPDLVFLDEPTTGFDPSARRKSWAMIEGLTNLGKTILLTTHYLDEAQHLADRIIVLSGGSIVAEGTADALGEGRAFSTISFTAEGADGLPRLEGGPDMTGHTVTYRSTSVTTDLLELTTWATERGVELGGLEVTRPSLEDVYLDIVGETENGGRPS, from the coding sequence GTGCCCCCGGCAGTCAGCGTCGAAGGCCTAACCAAGACCTACGGCTCCGTCACCGCATTGGCGGGGGTCAGCTTCACGGTCGACGAGGGTGAGGTGCTGGCGATCCTCGGCCCGAACGGCGCCGGCAAGACCACCGCGGTGGAGATCCTGGAGGGCTACCGGCGGGCGGACGGCGGCACGATCAGCGTGCTGGGCCACGATCCGTCGTCCGGCGGGAGGGAGTTTCGCGATCGGATCGGAATCGTCCTCCAGGAGACCGGTATCGAGGTGGTGCTGACGGTCCGGGAGGCCATCGATGTCTACGCCCGGTCCTATTCCCGCCGGCTGCCCACGGACGAGTTGATCAACCTGGTAGGGCTGGACGGCAAGGCCGATGCCCGCATCAAGACCCTCTCCGGCGGGCAGAAACGCAGGCTCGACCTCGCACTGGGTCTGGCCGGGGATCCCGATCTGGTGTTCCTGGACGAGCCCACCACGGGGTTCGATCCGTCGGCGCGCCGCAAATCGTGGGCGATGATCGAAGGCTTGACCAACCTCGGCAAGACGATCCTGCTCACCACCCATTACCTGGACGAGGCTCAGCACCTGGCGGATCGGATCATCGTCCTGTCCGGCGGCTCCATAGTTGCCGAAGGAACGGCTGACGCGCTGGGCGAGGGCCGGGCGTTCAGCACCATCTCGTTCACCGCCGAAGGCGCGGACGGGCTTCCTCGATTGGAGGGCGGACCGGACATGACCGGCCACACCGTCACCTACCGATCCACCTCGGTGACCACCGATCTGCTCGAGTTGACGACCTGGGCCACGGAGCGGGGGGTCGAGTTGGGCGGCCTGGAAGTGACCCGGCCCAGCCTCGAGGACGTATACCTCGACATCGTGGGCGAGACCGAGAACGGGGGTCGGCCATCATGA
- a CDS encoding threonine aldolase family protein — protein sequence MEAVMHNFHSDTQTKPTAGMRATVLDADVGDEQLGTDPTTSRLESRVAELLGKEAALFLPSGTMCNEIAIKVHVDPGDEVIAHWSSHIIGYESGGPAALAGAMVHPLDGDHGRFTGEQVARAIRPKSRYMPPSRLVSIEQTANLAGGAIWPIEVIDEVAEVAHGAGLVTHMDGARLLNAVVATGVPAARFAEGMDSVWVDLTKGLGAGVGAVMAGSRDFIDRAWRWKQQWGGAMRQSGIIAAMGLYALDHHVDRMADDHARAARIGAAMSGMARVASVLPVETNIVIFRMTSDGPGSAELIETARRAGVLISPRDERTCRIVTHLDVDDHDVDVLLEVMGSALD from the coding sequence ATGGAGGCCGTGATGCACAACTTCCACTCCGACACCCAGACCAAGCCGACGGCGGGGATGCGGGCCACGGTCCTGGACGCTGATGTCGGAGACGAGCAGTTGGGCACCGACCCCACCACCTCCCGGCTGGAGAGCCGCGTTGCCGAGTTGCTGGGCAAGGAGGCGGCCTTGTTCCTGCCGTCAGGCACCATGTGCAACGAGATCGCCATCAAGGTCCACGTAGATCCCGGAGATGAGGTGATCGCGCATTGGAGCAGCCACATCATCGGCTACGAGTCGGGTGGCCCGGCGGCTCTGGCCGGCGCCATGGTCCACCCGCTTGACGGGGATCACGGGAGGTTCACGGGTGAGCAGGTCGCTCGGGCCATCCGGCCCAAGTCCCGGTACATGCCCCCCTCCCGGCTGGTGTCGATCGAGCAGACCGCCAACCTGGCCGGGGGGGCGATCTGGCCTATCGAGGTCATAGACGAGGTGGCGGAGGTGGCCCACGGCGCGGGCCTCGTCACCCACATGGACGGCGCCCGCCTGCTGAACGCGGTGGTAGCAACCGGAGTCCCGGCGGCTCGTTTCGCCGAGGGGATGGACAGCGTCTGGGTCGACCTGACCAAGGGTCTTGGCGCAGGGGTCGGGGCGGTGATGGCCGGCAGCCGGGACTTCATCGATCGGGCCTGGCGATGGAAGCAGCAGTGGGGTGGGGCGATGCGCCAGTCCGGCATCATCGCCGCGATGGGCCTCTACGCGCTCGACCATCATGTTGATCGGATGGCGGATGACCATGCCCGGGCGGCCCGGATCGGGGCGGCCATGTCCGGGATGGCCCGGGTGGCGAGCGTGTTGCCGGTGGAGACGAACATCGTGATATTCCGGATGACGTCGGACGGCCCGGGCTCAGCTGAGCTGATCGAGACCGCACGCCGGGCGGGCGTGCTCATCTCACCCCGGGATGAGCGAACCTGCCGCATAGTCACCCATCTCGACGTGGACGACCATGACGTGGACGTCCTATTGGAGGTGATGGGCTCGGCCCTCGACTGA
- a CDS encoding adenylosuccinate synthase: protein MPATVVLGAQWGDEGKGRVTDLFARDADYVVRYQGGNNAGHTIVVGSERFALSLVPSGVMYPGVTPVIASGVVIDPQVLLAEMSMLEERGIDPSRLRISGNAHLIMPYHRKLDTVMERYLGRNRIGTTKRGIGPAYTDKIARTGIRVQDLFDPAIFSDKLETVLTEKNKILTRVYNQLPMKSSGIVDEYLRYAERLLPMVDDTSLLIWEALAGGKDVLFEGAQGTLLDIDHGTYPFVTSSTPTAGGAAVGAGVGPKVLDRVVGVAKAYISRVGSGPFPTELSDEAGDRMVDVGGEYGTVTGRRRRCGWLDLVALRYARRVNSLTELFITKLDVLSGFDTIRAATGYRSGSDTYSEFPRQQRVLYNCSPIYEEFEGWEEDITDIRSFGDLPGQARRYIEFIEDQVGLPVSRISVGPERAQVVTRQ from the coding sequence ATGCCTGCAACGGTGGTGCTGGGTGCCCAGTGGGGTGACGAGGGCAAGGGCCGGGTAACCGACCTGTTCGCCCGGGATGCCGACTACGTGGTCCGCTACCAGGGCGGCAACAACGCCGGTCACACCATCGTGGTCGGTTCGGAGCGTTTCGCGCTATCACTCGTGCCTTCGGGGGTCATGTATCCGGGGGTTACGCCGGTCATCGCCTCCGGGGTGGTCATCGACCCCCAGGTGTTGCTGGCGGAGATGTCCATGCTGGAGGAACGGGGTATCGACCCGTCACGGCTTCGCATCTCGGGCAACGCCCATCTGATCATGCCCTACCACCGCAAGCTGGACACGGTCATGGAGCGCTACCTGGGTCGCAACCGGATCGGGACTACCAAGAGGGGGATCGGGCCTGCCTACACCGACAAGATCGCCCGCACCGGAATCCGGGTACAGGACCTGTTCGACCCGGCGATCTTCTCCGACAAGCTGGAGACCGTCCTGACCGAGAAGAACAAGATCCTCACCCGGGTCTACAACCAGCTTCCGATGAAGTCGTCGGGGATCGTGGACGAGTACCTCCGTTATGCAGAGCGGCTTCTGCCGATGGTGGATGACACTTCCCTGCTGATCTGGGAGGCCCTGGCGGGTGGGAAGGACGTGCTCTTCGAGGGGGCGCAGGGCACCCTGCTCGACATCGACCACGGCACCTACCCGTTCGTCACCTCCTCCACCCCAACCGCCGGGGGGGCGGCGGTCGGGGCCGGGGTCGGTCCCAAGGTGCTGGACCGGGTTGTGGGCGTGGCCAAGGCCTACATATCCCGGGTCGGCAGCGGTCCCTTCCCCACCGAGCTGTCGGACGAAGCCGGTGATCGCATGGTGGACGTGGGCGGCGAGTACGGCACGGTGACGGGGCGGCGTCGGCGATGCGGCTGGCTCGACCTCGTGGCCCTCCGCTATGCCCGCCGGGTCAACTCGCTCACCGAGCTCTTCATCACCAAGCTCGACGTCCTGTCCGGTTTCGATACGATCCGGGCTGCCACCGGCTACCGGTCGGGGAGTGACACCTATTCCGAGTTCCCCCGCCAGCAGCGGGTTCTCTACAACTGCTCTCCTATCTACGAGGAGTTCGAGGGCTGGGAAGAGGACATCACGGACATCCGGAGCTTCGGGGACCTTCCCGGCCAGGCCCGTCGCTACATCGAGTTCATCGAGGATCAGGTCGGTCTTCCGGTGAGCCGGATATCGGTAGGCCCCGAACGCGCCCAGGTGGTCACCAGACAGTAG
- a CDS encoding winged helix DNA-binding domain-containing protein, whose translation MAKARISREERRRRLVRRHHLHPDHPAASATEAARRLVGLHSSDPTTVFLSARARVPGITVADLERELYDRPTLFRVLGMRGTLFAVPAGQVPLLQHGCSLRLAPAVRKRLVGYLEGQNLARDGEAWVRRVSDATTEAIARRGQAAAMELREDVPELKLTLEFGKGKAWGGKVGVSTRVLFLLACEGRIIRARPRGSWISGQYRWTTPAGLIPRGIRDLDPAQARARILELWLRAYGPGTMADLKWWSGWPLRDVRAALGSLEVSEAETDEGPAFVLAHDLEPTPPSEPRAALLPSLDSTIMGWRDRDWYLGDHAGPLYDRNGNAGPTVWWDGRVVGGWAQTKAGRISYRLLEDVGAEGAADVARIAEHLEDWMGQTRVTPRFRTPLERELAG comes from the coding sequence ATGGCGAAGGCGCGGATCAGCAGGGAAGAACGGCGGCGGCGGCTGGTGAGGCGCCACCATCTTCATCCCGATCATCCGGCCGCTTCGGCCACCGAGGCTGCCAGGCGCCTGGTGGGCCTGCATTCCAGCGACCCGACCACTGTCTTCCTCTCGGCGCGGGCCCGGGTGCCGGGGATCACTGTCGCCGACCTGGAGCGGGAGCTTTACGACCGGCCCACCCTGTTCCGGGTACTCGGAATGCGGGGCACCCTGTTCGCCGTTCCGGCCGGGCAGGTACCGCTCCTGCAACATGGCTGCTCCCTGAGGCTGGCGCCGGCGGTGCGGAAACGCCTGGTCGGATACCTGGAGGGCCAGAACCTGGCACGTGACGGCGAGGCTTGGGTACGGCGGGTGTCGGATGCGACCACAGAAGCCATCGCCAGGCGCGGCCAAGCCGCGGCTATGGAGCTGCGCGAGGACGTGCCGGAACTCAAGCTGACCCTCGAGTTCGGGAAGGGAAAGGCGTGGGGCGGGAAGGTCGGGGTCTCGACCCGGGTGCTCTTCCTCCTTGCCTGCGAAGGGCGGATCATCCGGGCCCGGCCCCGCGGGTCATGGATCAGCGGGCAGTACCGCTGGACCACTCCGGCAGGACTGATTCCGCGTGGTATCCGCGACCTCGACCCAGCCCAGGCGCGGGCGCGGATCCTGGAATTGTGGTTGCGCGCCTACGGACCGGGGACGATGGCCGACCTGAAGTGGTGGTCGGGCTGGCCCCTCCGGGATGTACGGGCTGCCCTCGGATCCCTGGAGGTCTCCGAGGCGGAAACCGACGAAGGACCGGCCTTCGTCCTCGCGCATGATCTGGAACCAACCCCACCATCCGAGCCGCGAGCGGCCCTGCTGCCGTCACTCGACTCCACCATCATGGGATGGCGGGACCGGGACTGGTACCTGGGCGACCACGCCGGGCCCCTCTACGACCGCAACGGGAACGCCGGACCCACCGTGTGGTGGGACGGCAGGGTGGTGGGCGGTTGGGCCCAGACCAAGGCAGGCCGCATCTCGTACCGCCTCCTAGAGGACGTCGGCGCCGAGGGAGCAGCCGATGTAGCTCGGATAGCGGAGCATCTCGAGGACTGGATGGGCCAGACCCGGGTCACGCCCAGGTTCCGGACCCCGCTCGAGAGGGAGCTTGCCGGCTGA
- a CDS encoding TetR/AcrR family transcriptional regulator, with protein MPRIRAASIAEHKVITRALILDKARELFATWGYEDTSFGDIAAGVGMGRTTLYDYFTDKDDLLASLVEETLPPTIRNLISRIPSGITPVERLRNLVVVTLEFLATEPTLGRLLHREIHKLSESARQRVAVAHQSLAREFVDTYRAGVEAGDLKRLPPGLAGRFLNDMIMSAAQALIDADDPEAALPTVAGAMTDLLFNGLADRETGQPVRNVAAGLPHADLRELRA; from the coding sequence ATGCCCCGGATCAGAGCCGCCAGCATCGCCGAGCACAAGGTGATCACCCGCGCCCTCATCCTCGACAAGGCTCGGGAACTCTTCGCCACCTGGGGGTACGAGGACACCTCGTTCGGTGACATCGCCGCCGGTGTGGGGATGGGCCGCACCACCCTCTACGACTACTTCACGGACAAGGACGACCTGCTCGCCTCCCTCGTGGAGGAGACCCTCCCGCCGACGATCCGGAACCTGATATCCCGGATTCCGTCCGGCATCACGCCGGTGGAGCGTCTCCGGAACCTGGTGGTGGTCACACTCGAGTTCCTGGCCACCGAGCCCACCCTGGGCCGGTTGCTTCACCGAGAGATCCACAAGCTCTCCGAATCCGCTCGGCAGCGCGTGGCGGTGGCGCACCAGTCGCTGGCGCGTGAATTCGTGGATACCTACCGGGCCGGAGTGGAGGCGGGTGATCTCAAGAGGCTCCCGCCCGGACTCGCCGGCCGCTTTCTCAACGACATGATCATGTCCGCCGCACAGGCGCTGATCGATGCCGACGACCCCGAGGCGGCGTTGCCGACCGTTGCCGGAGCGATGACCGACCTCCTGTTCAACGGACTGGCCGATCGTGAGACGGGCCAACCGGTTCGCAACGTGGCCGCGGGTCTACCGCACGCGGATCTGAGGGAGCTACGAGCCTGA